Proteins from a single region of Melanotaenia boesemani isolate fMelBoe1 chromosome 3, fMelBoe1.pri, whole genome shotgun sequence:
- the pmepa1 gene encoding protein TMEPAI isoform X1, with amino-acid sequence MLNLMGVLNATAANVSCTCNCKRYTSPNMEISQLEFVKILVIVVVMMVMVVVITCLLNHYRLSARSLLSRHAPTRRRHLPLANEGGLWSSESTGTNSGLNEHQVYSPRPPDRGVSSYLQRDPQQNQTQPQRFQHTYAPSRFQPTYPYLPQSLIDLPPTISLSDGEEPPPYQGPCTLQLRDPEQQMELNRESVRAPPNRTVFDSHPLDPSNSCLQARLQAPPPSVHSGISVLEAQEALSRQQKQGSGGEGAPPAYSEVIGHYYHPTSLNSNHRTVSSSQAPPSSLIHGLLRPPPQQQGSVDNRNTRNTKEKSQKPQQV; translated from the exons ATGTTGAACTTGATGGGTGTTTTAAACGCCACCGCCGCCAATGTCTCCTGTACTTGTAACTGCAAGCGCTACACCTCCCCGAACATGGAAATCT CCCAGCTGGAATTTGTCAAGATCTTGGTGATCGTGGTGGTCATGATGGTTATGGTGGTGGTCATCACCTGTCTGCTGAACCACTACCGCCTATCAGCACGCTCCCTACTCTCCAGACACGCACCCACGCGGCGGAGACACCTGCCGCTGGCCAAT GAGGGAGGTCTGTGGTCCTCTGAGAGCACAGGGACAAACAGTGGTCTCAATGAG CACCAGGTGTACAGCCCACGTCCTCCAGACAGAGGGGTTTCATCCTACCTGCAGCGGGACCCGCAGCAGAACCAGACCCAACCGCAGCGCTTCCAGCACACGTATGCCCCGAGTCGTTTCCAGCCGACGTACCCCTACCTGCCCCAAAGCCTCATCGATCTTCCTCCCACCATCTCCCTCTCAGACGGCGAGGAGCCCCCGCCGTACCAAGGTCCTTGCACCCTGCAGCTCAGAGATCCTGAGCAGCAGATGGAGCTGAACCGCGAGTCGGTCAGAGCACCGCCCAACCGAACAGTGTTCGACTCCCACCCCCTGGACCCGTCCAACTCCTGCCTGCAAGCCAG actgcaggcccctcccccaagCGTCCATTCAGGCATCAGTGTATTGGAGGCCCAGGAGGCCTTGTCCCGGCAGCAGAAACAGGGCTCTGGAGGTGAAGGTGCTCCTCCGGCATACAGCGAGGTGATTGGACACTACTACCACCCGACATCTCTGAACTCCAACCACCGGACTGTCTCGTCCTCACAGGCACCCCCTTCCTCGCTCATACACGGCCTTCTCAGACCTCCGCCTCAACAGCAAGGAAGTGTGGACAACAGGAATACAAGGAATACAAAGGAGAAATCCCAGAAGCCTCAGCAGGTGTGA
- the pmepa1 gene encoding protein TMEPAI isoform X2 translates to MQPSSGSHDHENCVQTQLCAQLEFVKILVIVVVMMVMVVVITCLLNHYRLSARSLLSRHAPTRRRHLPLANEGGLWSSESTGTNSGLNEHQVYSPRPPDRGVSSYLQRDPQQNQTQPQRFQHTYAPSRFQPTYPYLPQSLIDLPPTISLSDGEEPPPYQGPCTLQLRDPEQQMELNRESVRAPPNRTVFDSHPLDPSNSCLQARLQAPPPSVHSGISVLEAQEALSRQQKQGSGGEGAPPAYSEVIGHYYHPTSLNSNHRTVSSSQAPPSSLIHGLLRPPPQQQGSVDNRNTRNTKEKSQKPQQV, encoded by the exons ATGCAGCCTTCTTCAGGGAGTCACGACCATGAAAACTGTGTGCAGACACAACTGTGCG CCCAGCTGGAATTTGTCAAGATCTTGGTGATCGTGGTGGTCATGATGGTTATGGTGGTGGTCATCACCTGTCTGCTGAACCACTACCGCCTATCAGCACGCTCCCTACTCTCCAGACACGCACCCACGCGGCGGAGACACCTGCCGCTGGCCAAT GAGGGAGGTCTGTGGTCCTCTGAGAGCACAGGGACAAACAGTGGTCTCAATGAG CACCAGGTGTACAGCCCACGTCCTCCAGACAGAGGGGTTTCATCCTACCTGCAGCGGGACCCGCAGCAGAACCAGACCCAACCGCAGCGCTTCCAGCACACGTATGCCCCGAGTCGTTTCCAGCCGACGTACCCCTACCTGCCCCAAAGCCTCATCGATCTTCCTCCCACCATCTCCCTCTCAGACGGCGAGGAGCCCCCGCCGTACCAAGGTCCTTGCACCCTGCAGCTCAGAGATCCTGAGCAGCAGATGGAGCTGAACCGCGAGTCGGTCAGAGCACCGCCCAACCGAACAGTGTTCGACTCCCACCCCCTGGACCCGTCCAACTCCTGCCTGCAAGCCAG actgcaggcccctcccccaagCGTCCATTCAGGCATCAGTGTATTGGAGGCCCAGGAGGCCTTGTCCCGGCAGCAGAAACAGGGCTCTGGAGGTGAAGGTGCTCCTCCGGCATACAGCGAGGTGATTGGACACTACTACCACCCGACATCTCTGAACTCCAACCACCGGACTGTCTCGTCCTCACAGGCACCCCCTTCCTCGCTCATACACGGCCTTCTCAGACCTCCGCCTCAACAGCAAGGAAGTGTGGACAACAGGAATACAAGGAATACAAAGGAGAAATCCCAGAAGCCTCAGCAGGTGTGA